One window of Nicotiana tomentosiformis chromosome 11, ASM39032v3, whole genome shotgun sequence genomic DNA carries:
- the LOC117277972 gene encoding uncharacterized protein yields MKREKLDKCFGKFLEMLKQLYVNIPFMEVLTQMPVYAKFLKEILSSKRKLEKMKVVKLNAYCSAIIQKKIPKMCGDPSNFTIPCSLGSETFDKASCDSGASFNLMPLSVFKILEGELGVIKSMPVSLQLADQTTIIPEDIIEDILVRVDKFVFLVDFIVVDMEENKEVPLILGRPFLCTGRAILDIYEGQLMLRVENKKIVFQMKRMMKYPCDEAYAYACLKLDMVGELAEQHKLDKLVGDSLERCISQSSTIEDEDTEIKKEVEALENENQVVDEEEFEKEKSKPKLELKVIPTHFKYVFLETNKFPVIVVAELTGEQEHMLVELLQKHKKAIGWSIADIQGISPTICMHKILLEKGSKPVV; encoded by the coding sequence ATGAAGCGGGAGAAATTAGACAAATGCTTTGGAAAATTCTTGGAGATGCTGAAACAGTTGTATGTGAACATCCCGTTCATGGAGGTTCTCACACAGATGCCAGTCTATGCAAAATTCTTAAAGGAAATCCTCTCAAGCAAAAGGAAGCTCGAGAAAATGAAAGTGGTCAAACTCAATGCCTACTGCAGTGCcattatacaaaaaaaaattccAAAGATGTGTGGGGATCctagcaatttcactataccttgctcgttaggTAGCGAAACTTTTGACAAAGCCTCGTGCGATTCAGGAGCATCCTTTAACTTGATGCCATTATCGGTGTTCAAGATATTGGAAGGAGAGCTAGGAGTGATCAAATCTATGCCAGTATCCTTGCAACTGGCTGATCAGACCACGATCATACCAGAGGACATAATCGAGGACATTCTGGTAAGGGTAGACAAATTTGTTTTCCTAGTAGACTTCATCGTGGTAGATATGGAAGAGAATAAGGAGGTACCTCTAATCCTGGGGAGACCATTTCTTTGCACTGGCCGGGCTATTCTTGATATATATGAGGGGCAACTCATGCTACGAGTGGAAAACAAAAAAATAGTGTTTCAAATGAAGAGAATGATGAAATACCCATGTGATGAGGCATATGCCTATGCTTGTCTCAAGCTAGATATGGTGGGAGAGTTAGCTGAACAGCACAAACTGGATAAGCTAGTAGGTGACTCACTAGAGAGATGCATTAGTCAATCAAGCACAATAGAGGATGAAGATACTGAGATCAAGAAGGAAGTTGAGGCACTGGAAAATGAGAACCAGGTGGTAGATGAAGAAGAATTCGAGAAAGAAAAGAGCAAGCCGAAGCTGGAATTGAAAGTAATCCCGACACATTTCAAATATGTTTTTTTGGAGACTAACAAATTTCCTGTGATTGTTGTTGCTGAATTGACAGGTGAACAGGAACACATGCTTGTGGAGTTACTACAAAAGCATAAAAAGGCAATCGGTTGGAGTATAGCCGATATTCAGGGGATCAGCCCTACAATCTGCATGCACAAGATCTTGTTAGAAAAAGGGAGTAAACCAGTGGTGTAG